tgttctacagtCACATGGGTCAAAAaaaagcatgtgcgtagtgcttggttttgatgacttgtagatttttgcatctgttgcatggtaatccctacccctcgcattgacatcaattgatgggcatcttcatagcccattgattagctgcgtTGATGtgtgactttcttcctttttgtcttctccacacaacctccaccatcatattctattccacctatagtgctatgtccatggctcacgctcatgtatcgcgtgaaggttgaaaagtttgagaatactaaagtatgaaacaatttcttggcttgtcatcggggttgtgcatgatttgaaaattttgtgtgacgaagatggagcatagccaaactatatgattttgtagggacgaactttctttggccatgttattttgagaagacatgattactttattagtatgcttgaagtattattgtcttaatgtcaaatgatagactattgctttgaatcactcgtgtcttaatattcatgccgtgATAAgagtacatgatcaagattatgctaggtagcattccacataaaaaattatctttttatcatttgcctattcgaggacgagtaggaattaagcttggggatgctgatacgtctccgtcgtatctataattttttattgttccatgctaatattctacaacttttacatacttttggcaaatttttatactatttttgggactaacatattgacccagtgcccagtgccagttcctttttgttgcatgttttttgtttcacagaaaatccatatcaaatggagtccaaacgggataaaaacttacggagattttttggaatatatgtgaatttggggaagtggaatcaacacgagacgatgcccaaggggcccatgagggtgaggggcgcaccctagggggtagggcgcgccctgggccctcgtggccactctgtaaggcggttggtgcccttattttgccgcaagaaagccaatatccaaataaaaatcgtgtcaaaatttcagcccaatcggagttacgggtctctgggaatttaagaaacggtgaaagggcagaatcagggagcgcagaaacaagaaggaaacagagagagagagagagagaNNNNNNNNNNNNNNNNNNNNNNNNNNNNNNNNNNNNNNNNNNNNNNNNNNNNNNNNNNNNNNNNNNNNNNNNNNNNNNNNNNNNNNNNNNNNNNNNNNNNNNNNNNNNNNNNNNNNNNNNNNNNNNNNNNNNNNNNNNNNNNtctctccccctctcccccggtggcgccagaacaccgCTGGGGCCATCATtgcgacaacgatctacaccaacaactttgtctccgtcatcaccaactcttcccccccccctctatgcagcggtgtaacccctcttttacccgctgtaatcactACTTAAAAATGGTGCTCGATGCTATATattgtttcccaatgatgtatggctatcctatgatgtttgagtagatccgttttgtcctatgggttaattgatgatcgtgattggtttgagttgcatgttttattattggttttgtcctatggtgctctccatgtcgcgcaagcgtgagggatccccgttgtagggtttgcaatatgctcatgatttgtttatggtgggtggcgtgagtgacagaagcacagacccgagtaagtaggttgtttgcgtacgggagtaaagaggacttgatgccttataatgctatggtttggttttaccttaatgagctttagtagttgcggatgcttgctagagttccaatcataagtgcatatgatccaagaagagaaagtatgttagcttatgcctctccctcaaataaaattgcaataatgattaccggtctagttatcgattgtctagggacaaataactttctcgtgacaaaaagctctctactaaaactaatttagttgtgtctttatctaaacagtccctagattttatttacatgctctttattattttctaaacctagcctacaacacctacaaagtacttctagtttcatacttgttctaggtaaggcgaacgttaagcgtgtgtagagttgtatcggtggtcgatagaacttgatggaatatttgttctacctttagctcatcattgggtttgacactcttacttatcaaaagaggctacaattgatcccctatacttgtgggttatcagccggtAGCCTGGAAAACAAAAGATTTTAGCCTGACCTGGCAGCCTGAGTGCAGTGTTGTTTGGTTTGTGTCTGAGCCCGACTGACATGATACAATACAATTATTATGTAAGGAACTCCACACCTATCCTATCTATGCAAAAGAATGGCTATTTTAATTCCAAGCGATGCAACAGGCACAGCCAGGCGTAAGAAATAGGAGGCCTGACTCAGGCTAACCACACTACCGGAGGCCAGTCTGGCTAATTATGGCTAGTGGTAACTCGGGCCAGACAAGTAAGAGGGTCACTCATGATAGCAACCAAACAATACACTGTCACATTCGAGGCAGGTGGTCAGGCCAGGCAAGTTCGGTCAGGCATCCAACCAAACAACCCCTaaaaaccctaacctaaactaATAGCCTAGGCGAAGGCACTGGGATTTCCCTCCTTGCCACCATCCAATGGAGCGGTAGGTAAAGGGGAGGTGAATCCATGCGCTTGCCAGTGCAACCTAGACGGAAGAGTTTTTCCTAGCCGAGTTTCTTAgttgaggaaaggaatatgattccATGAGATATATTTACAATTTTACATACTAACTCCATGTATGTGATGGAAGTAACTAATAGAATAGCATCCTACAAAATCTATCGAATTTCATTTGCCTTGATCGACGAAAGAAAGATGCCTCACATGCATGGAAATGGCAATGCAAATTAGTTCTGCCAGATCCCATGTCCAACCGAAAACACGCATGATATACAAAGTGGAGTATGTCTTAGTTAGCATCACTTTTCCAATATCGGAAGGGAAGTTAGAGCGACTGAATCGTCCATTAATTTAATTTTGAGTTACATACCTCCAATGTTTGGAATATCACTTATCGTTAGTATTTTAGTCGGCTAGGGATTAGAGCCGAGAGAAGTGCATTTCAACCCCGAACTCTTGCCATAGTCTAATTTACAACCCCGAACTCCGATACCGTCTAAACTACAACCCCCAACTCTCAAAACTGGCCAGGATTCAACCCTCCCCTCcctgttgaccggttttgaccagTCAATGGGTCCAGTCAGCATGCCACATcaacaaataattcaaatttccagAAAAAACTGTAAAATCGAGAAATAAAGAAAAGGTCGAAAAAATATAGAATATCAAATTTCTGGAAAATTCAGGGAAAAGTACGGAAAACAAAGTTGTGAAAAAATCAAAATTtccagaaaaaaccaaaaaatcatgtaaaacaaaaaaaatacaaaaagtTAAATTTTCCGATTTTCCCCACGAAATTTCCGAAAAAAAAACTTTCCTaaattttcatttctttttttggaAATTTCAAATTTTAAATATATTTTCCCTGGATTTTTTCATGATTTtacatatttttatttattttttctggtAATTTTGATTGTTTTGCTGATGTGGCATGTTGAcaggtcaaaaccggtcaacaggGAGGGAAGGGTCGAATCCTGACCGGTTTTTAGAGTTGGGGGTTGTAATTTAGACGGTATTAGAATTTAGGGTTGTAAATTAGACTAGGGCAAGAGTTCggggttgaaatatgcacttctctcatTAGAGATTAATCAGATATCTGCCAATTAACCGATTTTTACTCAAAAATTTCCAGACGTACTACAAAACTTTTCCGGCTTGATAATTTACTCCCAAACACTTCCGGTTTCTCCGAAACACTTTCGCTTTTTCTCTCTGAAACATTTTCAGTGTCTCCAAACCTTGCTGGCATGGGCAGTACTTGCTCCCCATGTGAGGTTGAGCGGCCACGCGCCGCGCGTTGGGCGTTGGGCGAGCCTCTCAACTTCTATGATACTGGAGGGCATCTTCCCCCATGTGTCGAGTTCTGTAGTTGAGGAAAGGAATTTGATTCCATGGGATGGATTTACATACTAACTGATGGAATAGCATCCTGCAAATATCAACGAAAGAAGATGCCTCAGATACATGGAAATGGCAATGCTAACTAGTTATGCTTGATCCCATGTCCAACCAAAAATGCGCATGATATACAAAGTGGAGTATGTCTTAGTTAGCAGCACTTTTCCTTGAAGGGAAGGGAAATTAGAGGCGGTTGATTCCTTCATATTAGTTTAACTTTGTGTTACTTATCTCTATTGTCTTTTTATAACTCCTCATTATACTCGCCGAGTCCTCTAAATTGTAAGAAATTGCTTTTTTTGCGAGAAGTAAGAAGTTGGTCATAAAGTTAAACTCATTAGTGCACACTTTCCACAAATAGCTACATTTTTTGCATAGGGGGCATTACGCCCGGCTTTATAGATAAAGCTCGCTGACCAAGGTAGGCAAATGGTGATGACACGAGATTTATTTTCTTTGTGAATACAGTGACACAAGATTGCAATACAGGCATACAAATATCACAAGTTTCAATGTCATTGAACAAAATTATTAATTAGTTGTGCATGTTCCAGAGCGTTTAGCCAAGCCTGCCAGATAATGCAACGGGTTTACCCCAAGATACCCCGCAACCAAGGAAAGAAATCTATGGAACCCTTACCATGCAGTGTaatacaccgatgaagagttatgatATCTCCCGAGCTTCAATGAGctagtatttatttatttattttgaaaacaATTAGAAATCTCATTTTATTAAACATATAAATGCATgtatagaaaaaaataatcaacagATCTTTGCTTTACACAGAAAAAGATAAATACATGGGCaaaatatagtttttttctttccctttttggaGCCACAAATTAGTGTCTTCTGCGTAGCCTACAAATCAAACATATTATTTAAAAAATGTATAGATATCTATATTTATTCCAGAAGAACCATTTAATGTTTATGAAACTTGTAAAAAAAGTTTCTCGTTTATAAAAAAATCCAGGCTGCCTAGAGCCGATGAGCCAAAATGTCGCACTATGTGCTCCCATCTTAACGAGAGTAACCTTTCAAGACTTTGGAATCAATATGGAACCATTCTCAGAGTCTCACTTCATATATAATCTTCCTGTATCTACAGAGGAGACCAAAATGAGTATTGATCGAACACCAACATTATTAAAAAAACCTCCTAAAATGGAAAATACAATGCAGTCCTGCATATAATACGATGACTATACAAATGATTGTTACTCTTTTCCTGACCAAAATTTCGTAACATCTTTTAATACAACAATTTAGGTTATAAATATGTGCAAATATAATTGGCCATGATTTATGAATAAAACTTTAGGCAGCCGGGAATTAAAAAAAAGTTTAGAGATTACCGATTGTTACATTAAATTAGATAATGTGTATGGACGTGGATCACTCGTTGGCAGACAAGCGCGATAGCTAAGTGGTACGAAAAAGCTACGTGCAGCAGATTTGATTGAAGTATCTGCAAAAGCTTCCAGCTTTGACCTTGTACTAGTAGTGATGAAAAGAGAGATGGATGCATCGTTGGAGCCAGTAGTACGCGGCATAAAGAACGGATTGCTTTGACTTGCCTCGGTCGACCGATCCATGTGGTCGGTGGAATAATGCAAAAGCTAATAAAGCTTAAACGATTTGATTTGATGCAAAGATGATGGATCGAGCAGGCTGTGTTTTATCAAATCCAATCACCAGTAAAAGTTCCATTCCCTCGCCTTCCTAATTCGTTACAGAAATTCTCACCTGGAAAATtatagttttttttttgcgggtgaggaAATTTATAGTTAGGTTCAAAAGACTAGATATAATTTACAAATTACAGGAAGATGCTCTAGATATGATTATGGATCGAGCAGACTGTGTTTTTAAGTTGTTGATTGATGACGATCAGCATGCTTATGATCATGTTCAAATTTTCGATGGATCAGCCGAACAAGATTGAATATGTCTTGATTTACAAACACAAAATTTACATAAGCATGCATGTATAAGTTCATCCCTGTGTTCCATGACAAGTTGAGATTGGGCATTATGCATGCTAGGATTAGTAATCGATCTTGATCTCATGTCCATGACAGGGTTGGTGCTGCTCGTCGCGCTCCAGCATACCGGCGGCGATGGCACCGTCGTCCGTGTCTTCCACTCCACTGGGTTCAACAGGGTTGCAGCAGTAGTGCTCGAACTTGTCAGCAGCCGCCTGCGGGACGGAGACGAGCACGGTGACACCTCCAGGGTCGCCTGCCACCGGGACGAACACGCAGTATATCTCGCTGGTGAGCGGGCCCATGTGCGCCGGCGTGCCAGCGCCGAAGTCGAGGTCCTCCAGCCCCAACCGCGTCCATGCCGAGATCACCAGGCTCGCCGACAGATCCGGCTTGGCTCCACCGCCCGTGCCGACGCGACGCTCCTCCAGGAGGTCCACCATGGACCGCACGTAGTCGTCGTCCACGCGCTCCTTGGCCTTCTGCACGAGCCGGATCACTGTCGCCGGCGCAGCCACCGCCGCCACCTGCCCCGCCGTAGACTCCGCGCACCCAAGCACGAAACCGTTGCCGTAGTATCCCTTGGGGAGCTCCGGCTTTAGGTGCCGCCGGGCGTTCACCGAGAAGAGGAGCTTCACGCGGAGTGCCGCCGGCGGGTCCAGCGCGCGCACCCACGCGCGCCACACCGTGGCCGCCAGCGCCTCGAAGGAGGTGCAGCGCTTGAGCGCCTGCGCCGACAGCAGCAACTGCTTCTTGAGGTGCCCCAGGTGCGCCCCCGTGAAGGTGAGAGACACCGGCGAGAGCGGCTGGCCTAGCAGGTGGTCCAGGAGCGTGGGCTTGTCGTGGGCGACGGCGTCTTGGCAATACTCCGGGTGTGCGAACTCGACGCGCGGCGGGCAGCGCGGACGCAGGGCGCGGCGGTCGTGGACCACGGGGTGCTCACCGGCACCGGCGATGTCGGACCTGGCGGCACGCGCCCATGCATGCAGGAACTGCGCCGTGCCGATGCCGTCGCAGAGGCAGTGGTTGATGGCCGTGCACAGCACCATGCCGCCGCAGCCGAGGTGGGTCACCTGCGATGCCATGCCGGCCATTCATGTGCTTGTCAGTCAGTGGCGCACTAGATTGCAGGTCTAAATCAAAGATCTATCTCGCAACATCAATGACCAAgatcacgatggtgatgatcatgattagTCAGGCCGGAAGCTTGAC
The Triticum dicoccoides isolate Atlit2015 ecotype Zavitan chromosome 3A, WEW_v2.0, whole genome shotgun sequence genome window above contains:
- the LOC119266996 gene encoding fatty alcohol:caffeoyl-CoA acyltransferase-like, with amino-acid sequence MDTGVEVSGEVQYRGDPVLVPPRRPTPRHELYLSNLDDQRFLRFSIKYLYVFSAGAAVPADALRSALAEALVDYYPLAGRLRPGDGEEEGKLAVDCNAEGALFAEGSLPGLAAADFLRGGGATPHKSWRKLLYRVDAHGFVGVPPLVVQVTHLGCGGMVLCTAINHCLCDGIGTAQFLHAWARAARSDIAGAGEHPVVHDRRALRPRCPPRVEFAHPEYCQDAVAHDKPTLLDHLLGQPLSPVSLTFTGAHLGHLKKQLLLSAQALKRCTSFEALAATVWRAWVRALDPPAALRVKLLFSVNARRHLKPELPKGYYGNGFVLGCAESTAGQVAAVAAPATVIRLVQKAKERVDDDYVRSMVDLLEERRVGTGGGAKPDLSASLVISAWTRLGLEDLDFGAGTPAHMGPLTSEIYCVFVPVAGDPGGVTVLVSVPQAAADKFEHYCCNPVEPSGVEDTDDGAIAAGMLERDEQHQPCHGHEIKIDY